The genomic interval CAGGCCGCTTCCTCTCGAAGGACGGCTCACGCATCCCGATGCCGGACGTCATCGCGCTGCTCGGCCAGGACGCCCCGCCGGCGAGTCCGCCGCTCCCTGCGGAGGTCACGGCCTGGGCGCGTTCCCTCGATGTGGCCCACCGCAGCCCGGCGCCGACGGGTCCCACGCCCGGCACCACGTCGCTGCCCTGACGCGAAGAGCGGCCTCGCCGGGCAGGGTGGTCCGCGGGTTCCGACGCCGGGCTCCGGGGGCGCTCCTCGCGACCGGGCTCGGTCAGCGGGTCGTCTGCGCGATCTGGGTCAGCAGGAGCGCCTCCGCCAGGACGACCTTGCGCAGCTCGCCCAGGTGGACCGACTCGTTCGCCCCATGGGCGCGCGAGTCCGGGTCCTCGACGCCCGTCACCAGGATCGCCGCCTCGGGGAAGACTTCGAGCAGGTCGGCGATGAACGGGATCGACCCGCCGATGCCCGTGTCGACCGGGTCCGTCCCCCACGCCGCCGCGAAGGCCGCGCGGGCGGCACGCATCGCGGCCGTGTCGGCGGGCGCCAGGAACGGCTTGCCCGTCTCCTTGGTGGTCCACGTGACCTTGGCGCCGAACGGGGCGTTGGCCAGCAGGTGCGCCTCGAGGGCCGTGGCGGCGGCCCGCGGGTCCTGCCCCGGCGCGAGGCGCAGCGAGAGCTTCGCCCGCGCGCGCGGCGTGAGGGTGTTGGACGCCTGCGCGACCGGCGTCGCGTCGATGCCGATGACCGACAGCGCCGGCTTGGTCCAGATCCGCGCGGCCAGCGGGCCGGTTCCGGCGAGGGCGACGCCGTCGAGCACCGACGACTCCTCGCGGAACGCGGCCTCGTCGTACTCGACCCGAGGCTCGGGCGCCTGCACGAGACCCGGGACCGCGACGTCGCCGGCGTCGTCGTGCAGCGTCGCGATCAGGCGCGACAAGAGCGTGAGAGCGTCGAGCACCGGGCCGCCGAACATGCCGGAGTGAACGGCGTGCCCCAGCACCTCGACCTCGACGAACCCGTCGACGAGGCCCCGCAGCGACGTCGTCAGCGCAGGGACGCCCACCTTCCAGTTCGCGGAGTCGGCGACGACGATGACGTCCGCCGCGAGCAGCTCCCGGTGGTCTTCGAGGAACGCACGGAACGACGGCGACCCGTCCTCCTCCTCGCCCTCGACGAACACCGTGACGCCGACGTCGGGGAGGCGCCCCGCGGCGGTGAGCGCACGCAGCGCACCCAGGTGAGCCACGATCCCGGCCTTGTCGTCCGCAGCGCCGCGCCCGTAGAGCCGCTCGCCGACCTGCACGGGTTCGAACGGGTCCGTCTGCCACCCCTCGCCCACCGGCTGTACGTCGTGGTGCGCGTACAGGAGCACCGTCGGCGCTCCCGCGGGCGCGGGACGCCTTGCGACGACGGCGGGCGCGCCCGGCTCGCCGTCGGGGCGCAGCGAGCGCAGCACCTGCACCTCGGGCAGCCCGACGCCGCGCAGGAGGTTCGCGACGGCCTCGGCCGACGCCGCCACGTGTGCCTGGTCGTAGGCGGCCATCGCGATGCTCGGGATGCGCACGAGCGAGACGAGGTCGTCCTGGAGAGCAGGGAAGAGCGCGTCGACGGCGGCCCGGAGCGTCTCGACGTCGGCGGGCTCGGGGGTGGTGGGGGTCTGATCGGTCACCCGGTCACGCTACCTGGGCCGCAGGTCTTCCCGCCGGGGAACGGCCCCGTAGACTCGTCCCGTGTTCTCCCGCAACAAGTCCGCGACGCCCGAAGACGCCGACGCCGCCGCACAGGCAGCCGAGATCGAACGGGCTGGTGACGTCGGCAAGGGCCGGCCGACGCCCAAGCGAGCCGCGGCAGAGGCGGCGAACAAGCGACCGCTGGTGCCGAGCGACCGCAAGGCGGCCGCCCGTGAGGCGCGCGTCAAGCAGCGCGAGACGCGCTCTCGCGCGTACGAGGGGATGCAGCGAGGCGAGGAGCGCTACCTGCCTGCGCGCGACAAGGGCGCCCAGCGCCGGTACGTGCGTGACTACGTGGACGCCCGGTGGAGCGTCGGCGAGTTCCTGCTCCCCGTGGCTTTCGCGTTCATCCTGCTGAACTTCGCGGTGATGCAGATCCCGACGCTCTTCGGCATCGTGTTCGTGTCCCTGTACGTCGTCGTGATCGCCGCCGTGATCGACTCCGTGATCCTGTGGTTCCGCCTCAAGCGCAGGCTCCGCGCGAAGTTCGGTGAGATCGAGCGCGGGACCGCCTGGTACGCCGTCATGCGCGCGTTCCAGATCCGCCGGTCGCGCATGCCGCGACCGAACCACAAGAAGCACGGCGTCTGGCCCGAGTGACTGCGGGTCGAATCGTTTTGACCAGCGTTATGGTAGTCGCATGGTCAACTATCGGTACCTCGGCAACAGCGGTCTGAAGATCACGGAGATCACGTACGGCAACTGGCTGACCCACGGCTCGCAGGTCGAGAACGACGTCGCCACGGCGTGCGTGCGCGCCGCGCTCGACGCAGGGATCACCTCGTTCGACACCGCCGACGTCTACGCCAACACCAAGGCCGAGCAGGTGCTCGGCGACGCACTCAAGGGCGAGCGGCGCGAGTCGCTCGAGATCTTCACCAAGGTCTACTGGACCACGGGCCCCGGCGGCCCCAACGACTCGGGGCTGTCGCGCAAGCACATCATGGAGTCGATCAACGGGTCGCTCACGCGCCTGGGCACCGACTACGTCGACCTCTACCAGGCCCACCGCTACGACACCGAGACGCCGCTCGAGGAGACGATGCAGGCGTTCGCCGACATCGTCCGCCAGGGCAAGGCGCTCTACATCGGGGTCTCGGAGTGGACCGCCCCGCAGCTGCGCGCCGGGCACGCGCTGGCCAAGGAGCTCGGCTTCCAGCTCATCTCGTCCCAGCCGCAGTACTCGATGCTGTGGCGCGTCATCGAGGACGAGGTCGTGCCCGCCTCGCGCGAGCTCGGCGTCTCGCAGATCGTGTGGTCCCCCGTCGCCCAGGGCGTGCTGACCGGCAAGTACCTTCCGGGCCAGCCCGCGCCCGCCGGCTCGCGCGCGACCGACGCCAAGGGCGGCGCCACGATGATCAGCCGGTTCATGCACGACGACGTCCTCACGCGTGTGCAGGGACTGCGTCCCGTCGCCGACGAGCTCGGCCTGACGATGGCCCAGCTCGCCGTCGCGTGGGTGCTCCAGAACGACAACGTCGCCGCCGCGCTGGTCGGCGCGTCACGGCCCGAGCAGGTCGCCGAGAACGTCAAGGCCTCCGGGGTGACGATCCCTGCCGAGCTCCTGGCACGCATCGACGAGGTCCTGGGGAGCGTCGTCGAGCGCGACCCGGCCAAGACGGCCGAGGGCGCCCCGAAGAAGCGCCCGAGCTGACACCTCCGGCGCGTCCACCGCGTGCGGCCCACCGCCGTCGGGCCCGCCCCGGACTCGGGGCACCCGACGGCGATGGACCGCGCGGTCACTCGGCCGCGGCGGCCGCGGCGGGCACGGCCACGACCGGTCGCGCGGCGACCGTCGGCGCGAGGCGGCGCGCGGCTGCCTGGACCACGACACCCACCCCGAGCGCGTACGCCACGGTCGCCCACCCGAAGGTGCCGCCCAGGAGCCACCCGAGCACCACGACCGCGACCTCGATCGCCGTCTTGACCACGCGCACCGACAGTCCCGTCCGGGCCACGAGCCCGGTCATCAGACCGTCGCGCGGGCCAGGCCCGAGCCGTGAACCGATGTACGCCGCGGTCGCGACACCGTTGAGCACGATCCCGGCCGCGGCCAGCACGACCTGCTCGCCCAGCGGAGGGTGCGGCAGCGCTCGCTCGAGCACCGCGAGGAACGGGTCGACGCAGGCGCCGATCACGACGACGTTCGCGATCGTCCCGACGCCCGGCCGCTGCCGCAGCGGCACCCAGGCGAGCAGCACGAGGGCGCTCGCGCCGACGATGACGACGCCGAACGGCAGCCCGTGCGCCGCACGAGGCCCTGGTGCAGCACGTCCCAGGGCATCCCGCCCTGGCCCGCGTGCAACATGAGCGCCATCGACAGGGCGTAGGCAAGCAGGCCGAGCAGGAGCTGGGTGGCGCGACGCGCGGCGGCCGCGGCTTTCGGTGTGGTCACGCCGTCATCGTCGGGCGCAGATGGACTGGAAATCCATAGCCAATCGAGCGAGAGTGGTTCGGTGACGCCCCCGCCCGCGCACCGCCACCTGTCCGCCGCCTCCACCACCCGCCTGCTCGGGATCTGGCACGCCGGTGGCCCGGCCTACGCGGCGCTCGCCGACGCGCTGCGCCAGTGCGTGCTCACCGGGTCGCTCGCACCGAACACGCGCCTGCCCAGCGAGCGCGCACTCGCCGCCGCGCTCGGCGTCTCGCGCGCCACCACGACGGCCGCCTACCGCCGCCTGCGCGACGCCGGCTTCGCCGTCTCCCGCACCGGTTCGGGGACCGTCGCCGTCCTCCCCCGCCCCGCCACCCCGCCCGCCCGCGAGCCCGGAGGGGACGCCCCCGCGGCCGTCCCCGCCCCGCACCCCGACGACGTCGTCGACCTCTCGCAGGCGACCCCCGCCGCGCCCCCGAGCTCCACGACGCCTTCGCGAGCGCGCTCGAAGCGTTGCCCGCCTACCTGTCCCGAGGCGGGTACGAGCCGTACGGCATCCCCGCCCTGCGGTCCGCGATCGCCGCCCGGTACGCCGAGCGCGGCACACCGACCTCCGCCGACCAGATCCTCGTGACCACCGGTGCGCAGCACGCCATCGCGCTCCTCGCACGCACGTTCCTGCGCCCGCGCGACACCGTCGTCGTGCAGGACCCGACCTACGTCCACGCGCTCGAGGCCGTGTGGCGCGCGGGCGGGCGCCTCGTCGGCGTTCCGTGCCCCGCGGGAGACGCGCTCGACGTCGAGCAGTTCGCCTCAGCCCTGCGGCAGTCGCGGCCACGCCTCGCCTACCTCGTCACCGACTTCCACAACCCGACCGGGCAGACCCTCACACCCGCCCAGAAGGCCGCCGCACGCGAGGCGGCGCAGCGGTTCGGCGTCACGGTGCTGGGCGACGAGACGCTCACCGAGCTGACGCTCGACGCCGACGACGGCGCCCCGGCCACCGACGCCGACGTCCCGCCGTCCTTCTCTGGTCCCGGCACCGGCCCGCACGTGATCAGCATCGGGTCGGCGTCCAAGACGTTCTGGGGCGGACTACGCATCGGCTGGGTGCGAGCACATCCCGACGTCGTCGCGGCGCTCGCACAGGCGCGCGGGTCGCTCGACATCGCCTCACCGCTGCTCGACCAGCTCGCCGTCGTCGAGCTGCTGGCGCGGCGCGCCGAGGTGCTCGCCGGTCGCCGGGTCACGCTGCGCGCGCAACGCGACGTGCTCGTCGACGGCCTGCGGGCGGGTCTGCCATGGGACGTGCCCCGGCCCGCGGGAGGACTGAGCGTCTGGCCGTCCCTCGGCGCGCCGCTCGCGCACGCGTTCGCGGCGGCCGCGGCCGCCGAGGGCGTCCTCGTCAACGCCGGCCCCACGTTCTCGCCGCACGCGTCGGCCGCGGACCGGGTGCGGCTCACGTTCGGACGTTCGACGGCGGACCTCGAGCGCGCGCTGCCACGGCTCGTGCGGGCGTGGGCACGGGTCGCGCGCTGAGGTGTCGTTCGCGCGACGACTGCCGCGAGCGCGATCGGCGCGCCTGCGCGGCGGGCCGAGGCAGGACAGCACCTCGGAGCGCTGCGCCATGGCGCGCGTCAGCGCGCCCCGTCAGCGCGCCCCGTCAGCGCGCCCCGTCAGCGCGCCCCGTCAGCGCGCCCCGTCAGCGCGCCCCGTCAGCGCGCCCCGTCAGCGCGCCCCGTCTGCGCCGCGTCAGCGCGCCCGGTCGGAGCGCCGCGTCGGAGCACCGCGTCAGGGAACCCGCAGCGGCAGAGACGGCGTCGCCTGCACGCCGTCGTGCATCAGGCGCGCCTCCGTCGCGCCTGCGGCGGCCAGCGCCCGCCAGCGCTCGCCGAGCCATTCCTCGGCGTCGTACTGCGTGGTGAACACCGGGCTCAGCGCGGGGTCGAGCCGACGACCCTCGTCGTCGACCAGGACCCACTCCCAGCGGGGCCGGATGGCGCCGCTCACGGGCGAGCCTTCGCGTCCGCGACGAGCGCGCGGTTGAGGCGAGCCGCCCAGAACGGACCCTCGTAGATGAAGCCCGTGTAGCCCTGCACCAGGTCGGCGCCGACGCGCAGGTAGGCACGGGCGTCGTCGGGCGTCGTGATGCCGCCCGAGCCGATGATCGCCGGGCCCTCCCCCAGCCGGGCCCGCAGGCGCTGGACGACCTCCAGCCCGCGCGCCAGCAGCGGCGGCCCCGACAGACCACCGAGGCCGAGGTCGTGCCGGATCGTCGTATTGACGGCCGCCACGCCGTCGAGCCCGAGCTCGAGCACGAGGTCGGCGACCGCGTCGACGTCGGCGTCGGCCAGGTCTGGGGCGATCTTCACGAGCAAGGGGACACGCGGCACGCCGGCGGCCGTCGTCGCGGCATCCGCCGCCTCGCGTGCCGCCACCAGGATGGGACGCAGCTCCGCCACCGTCTGGAGGTCACGCAGGCCCGGCGTGTTGGGCGAGGAGACGTTGACGACGAGGTAGTCGGCGAACGGCGCCAGGACGCGGGCGCACAGCGCGTAGTCCTCGGCCGCTTCGTGCGCCGGCGTCGTCTTGTTCTTGCCGATGTTGACGCCGATGCGCAGCTGGCGGCCGGCGGCCGTCGAGCGCAGACGGCGCAGCGACGAGGCCGCCGCGTGCGCACCCTTGTTGTTGAAGCCCATGCGGTTGCGCAGCGCGCGCAGCGAGAGCTCGCGGAACATGCGGGGCGCCTCGTTGCCCGGCTGCGGTCGCGGGGTGATGGTGCCGACCTCGACGTACGCGAACCCCAGCATCGTCAGCCCGCGCACGGCACGGGCGTCCTTGTCGAACCCGCCGGCGAGCCCGAAGGGCGCCGCGTAGGTGCGGCCGAGCACCTCGACGCTGCCCGGACCGCCCAGCCCCCGGCCCAGGTAGGGCGCGAGCGCGCCCTGCACCACGTCGCGCAGCACCGGGACACGGCCGGCCAGGCCGATCCAGCGGAACGCGAGAGAGTGCGCGGCCTCGGGGTCCATGCGCTTGAAGACGACGTCGAAGAACAGGTGGTAGGGCTTGACCACGGTCAGGCCTCGCTCTCGGGGGTGCTCGCGGGTGTGCTCGGTGACGGCGCGCCCGTCGCGGCGACGCCGGATACTGAGGGGCGGGTGCGCCACAGCCACCACAGGCCGACGAACGGCAGGACGAGCGGGACGAACCCGTAGTCCGCGCCGAACATCCGCCACACGGTGCCGTCGTGCTGCAGCCGTGCGCTGGCCAGCGACGCCGCCCCGACGCTCAGGACGCCGACCGCCTCGAACAGCACCGCGGCCCACGCGGGCCGGCGCCATCCCTTCGCGATCGCGACCGCCGCCACGACGTACACGACGGCGGCGAGCGCCGACAACCAGTAGGCCGTCGGGACGTGCGGGGCCGACGTCGAGACCTGGTACGACGAGCGCCCGATCGCCGCGAAGGCGAGGATCCCGTAGACCGTGACGACCAGACGCCCGAATCCCTTGCCGCTCACGCCGCCTCCCAGATCTGCCACATGCGGAACGCCAGGAAGCCGACCGTCAGCGAGGCCACCATGAGCACCACCGAGGACCACCTGGTCCGTTCGGCGAAGGCCCAGGCGGCTGCGATCGGCAGCAGCACGAGCGCGGTGGCGACATAGCCCCAGAAGAGCGGACCGTCGACGGCGTGACCGCTCGTGGCCTGGCGCACGCCGGCGACGACGGCCTGCACGACGAGCACGGCCTCCACGACGGCCGCGCCGAACAGCTGACGCAGGATCACGGCCCGGTCCCGGACGACGAAGACGAGCGCCCAGGCGGCGAGCGCCAGGCACAGCGCGACCAGGACGAGAAGGAGGGGCAGCACCACGGGGCCGAGACTACCGGCCTCTGACGGCCACCCGTCCCGGCGGGCGCCCCTCACGGGCGCTAGCATCGCGTGCGTGGCTGATCTCACCCTCTCCGGCAAGAACCCGACCGCGCTCAAGGTCGACGCGCTCGTCGTCGGGACGTGCAAGACGTCGGACGGCCTGGCCGTCGTCGCCGACCAGCTCCCGTCGGACCTGGTCCATCAGATCGAGACGCTCGCGCCGCAGCTCGGCCTGACGGGCGCGCGCGACGAGGTGCGCAGGCTCCCGGCCAGCGGCGTCAAGGCGTCGGTGCTGGTCCTGAGCGGTCTGGGCGAGCGTGAGGCCGACGGGACGTTCGCCGCCGAGACGTTGCGCCGTGCCGCCGGTGCCGCGGTGCGCGAGCTGGCGGGGACGGCGTCGGTCGCGGTCGCGCTCCCCACGGCGACCGAGGCGGACCTGACGGCCGTGGTCGAGGGGGCGCTCCTCGGGGCCTATGCGTTCACCGCCTACCGGGCGGGCGACGCGGCGGCCAAGCAGGCCGCGGTCTCGACGATCGAGCTCGTGACCCCGTTCGCCCGCTCGGCTCGGGCGAAGGCTGCGGCGGAGCGCGCCCGCGTCGTCGCCGACGCGGTCCACGGGGCGCGCGACCTGATCAACACCCCGCCGAACGACCTGTTCCCGGGGGCGTTCGTGGAGGCGGCGCGCGCCGCGGTCAAGGAGC from Xylanimonas allomyrinae carries:
- a CDS encoding PLP-dependent aminotransferase family protein, with protein sequence MAARYAERGTPTSADQILVTTGAQHAIALLARTFLRPRDTVVVQDPTYVHALEAVWRAGGRLVGVPCPAGDALDVEQFASALRQSRPRLAYLVTDFHNPTGQTLTPAQKAAAREAAQRFGVTVLGDETLTELTLDADDGAPATDADVPPSFSGPGTGPHVISIGSASKTFWGGLRIGWVRAHPDVVAALAQARGSLDIASPLLDQLAVVELLARRAEVLAGRRVTLRAQRDVLVDGLRAGLPWDVPRPAGGLSVWPSLGAPLAHAFAAAAAAEGVLVNAGPTFSPHASAADRVRLTFGRSTADLERALPRLVRAWARVAR
- a CDS encoding quinone-dependent dihydroorotate dehydrogenase; translated protein: MDPEAAHSLAFRWIGLAGRVPVLRDVVQGALAPYLGRGLGGPGSVEVLGRTYAAPFGLAGGFDKDARAVRGLTMLGFAYVEVGTITPRPQPGNEAPRMFRELSLRALRNRMGFNNKGAHAAASSLRRLRSTAAGRQLRIGVNIGKNKTTPAHEAAEDYALCARVLAPFADYLVVNVSSPNTPGLRDLQTVAELRPILVAAREAADAATTAAGVPRVPLLVKIAPDLADADVDAVADLVLELGLDGVAAVNTTIRHDLGLGGLSGPPLLARGLEVVQRLRARLGEGPAIIGSGGITTPDDARAYLRVGADLVQGYTGFIYEGPFWAARLNRALVADAKARP
- a CDS encoding aldo/keto reductase family protein translates to MVNYRYLGNSGLKITEITYGNWLTHGSQVENDVATACVRAALDAGITSFDTADVYANTKAEQVLGDALKGERRESLEIFTKVYWTTGPGGPNDSGLSRKHIMESINGSLTRLGTDYVDLYQAHRYDTETPLEETMQAFADIVRQGKALYIGVSEWTAPQLRAGHALAKELGFQLISSQPQYSMLWRVIEDEVVPASRELGVSQIVWSPVAQGVLTGKYLPGQPAPAGSRATDAKGGATMISRFMHDDVLTRVQGLRPVADELGLTMAQLAVAWVLQNDNVAAALVGASRPEQVAENVKASGVTIPAELLARIDEVLGSVVERDPAKTAEGAPKKRPS
- a CDS encoding DUF3043 domain-containing protein, which produces MFSRNKSATPEDADAAAQAAEIERAGDVGKGRPTPKRAAAEAANKRPLVPSDRKAAAREARVKQRETRSRAYEGMQRGEERYLPARDKGAQRRYVRDYVDARWSVGEFLLPVAFAFILLNFAVMQIPTLFGIVFVSLYVVVIAAVIDSVILWFRLKRRLRAKFGEIERGTAWYAVMRAFQIRRSRMPRPNHKKHGVWPE
- a CDS encoding dipeptidase, which codes for MTDQTPTTPEPADVETLRAAVDALFPALQDDLVSLVRIPSIAMAAYDQAHVAASAEAVANLLRGVGLPEVQVLRSLRPDGEPGAPAVVARRPAPAGAPTVLLYAHHDVQPVGEGWQTDPFEPVQVGERLYGRGAADDKAGIVAHLGALRALTAAGRLPDVGVTVFVEGEEEDGSPSFRAFLEDHRELLAADVIVVADSANWKVGVPALTTSLRGLVDGFVEVEVLGHAVHSGMFGGPVLDALTLLSRLIATLHDDAGDVAVPGLVQAPEPRVEYDEAAFREESSVLDGVALAGTGPLAARIWTKPALSVIGIDATPVAQASNTLTPRARAKLSLRLAPGQDPRAAATALEAHLLANAPFGAKVTWTTKETGKPFLAPADTAAMRAARAAFAAAWGTDPVDTGIGGSIPFIADLLEVFPEAAILVTGVEDPDSRAHGANESVHLGELRKVVLAEALLLTQIAQTTR
- a CDS encoding GntR family transcriptional regulator → MTPPPAHRHLSAASTTRLLGIWHAGGPAYAALADALRQCVLTGSLAPNTRLPSERALAAALGVSRATTTAAYRRLRDAGFAVSRTGSGTVAVLPRPATPPAREPGGDAPAAVPAPHPDDVVDLSQATPAAPPSSTTPSRARSKRCPPTCPEAGTSRTASPPCGPRSPPGTPSAAHRPPPTRSS